The following coding sequences are from one uncultured Desulfobacter sp. window:
- a CDS encoding type II toxin-antitoxin system VapC family toxin gives MDRHLLDTHALIFWFNRENMSDEFISFLDELNEAENLFISPISFWEIALLVKKGRIEIDDVNAWRIDLMKYSQIVLMNPDAGEMIESVFLPDLHKDPFDRLLIAQAVNNNCSLVTKDEIIKQYNVKTFWM, from the coding sequence ATGGATCGACATTTGTTAGATACACATGCATTAATTTTCTGGTTTAATAGAGAAAATATGTCGGATGAATTTATATCTTTTCTTGATGAATTGAATGAAGCTGAAAACCTGTTTATATCACCCATTTCATTTTGGGAAATTGCTTTACTTGTAAAAAAAGGCCGTATTGAAATTGACGATGTTAATGCATGGCGGATCGACTTGATGAAATATTCACAAATTGTACTTATGAATCCGGATGCCGGCGAAATGATTGAATCCGTTTTCCTTCCTGACCTGCACAAAGATCCGTTTGACAGATTATTGATCGCCCAGGCTGTTAATAACAACTGTTCGCTTGTGACAAAAGATGAAATTATAAAACAATATAATGTAAAAACATTCTGGATGTAA
- a CDS encoding efflux RND transporter periplasmic adaptor subunit — protein MKKIILSLAALALLSLVLFFLGSGNQLLPARVSGNNPANKEVVQPIPTARAIRYVPKQSFTFPGKVKAARRAELSFQIPGQIEILKILEGQKVKKGALLASIDCKNNLYAVQAARARYQASEQEFQRASRLYQDKVISKARFDTTLAAHDVARAELAIKAKTLADSRLTAPFDGLVSRRYVEKKEHVNKGEPVLLLQDVSGIEVEVQLPEQLVARGGAETLDQLNVRFDADPEFAFPASTMELRMESNRETRTYALVIRLPSPAHMNILPGMTATVSGVVKPSEGKAMSRPSSVLVPVEAVAFNPDGTPYVWIVEPQRQKARKQPVITGPMHDNTIEVSSGIHEDDIVAIAGLHTLTETTRVRSMKKGKKGLEG, from the coding sequence ATGAAAAAAATCATCTTAAGCCTGGCCGCCCTGGCCTTGCTTTCTTTGGTTCTGTTTTTCCTGGGAAGCGGAAACCAGTTGTTGCCGGCACGGGTTTCAGGCAATAATCCGGCAAACAAAGAGGTGGTCCAGCCCATTCCAACGGCCCGGGCAATCCGCTATGTGCCCAAACAATCTTTCACCTTCCCGGGCAAGGTAAAAGCAGCCAGACGGGCTGAGCTCTCATTCCAGATTCCGGGTCAGATCGAGATTTTAAAAATTCTGGAAGGCCAAAAGGTAAAAAAAGGCGCGCTTCTGGCATCCATTGACTGTAAAAATAATCTTTATGCCGTCCAGGCGGCCCGGGCCAGGTACCAGGCATCAGAGCAAGAGTTTCAACGCGCATCCCGACTTTATCAGGATAAGGTGATCAGCAAAGCCCGATTTGACACCACCCTGGCCGCCCATGATGTGGCCAGGGCGGAACTGGCCATCAAGGCGAAAACCCTGGCCGACAGCAGACTCACCGCCCCGTTTGACGGCCTGGTCTCCAGGCGCTATGTGGAGAAAAAAGAGCATGTCAATAAAGGTGAGCCGGTTCTGCTGCTCCAGGATGTCTCCGGCATTGAGGTTGAAGTGCAACTGCCCGAACAACTGGTGGCCCGGGGCGGGGCCGAGACTCTGGATCAGCTGAATGTCCGGTTTGATGCCGACCCGGAATTTGCATTCCCGGCCAGCACCATGGAGCTGAGAATGGAATCAAACCGGGAGACCCGGACCTACGCACTGGTGATCAGACTGCCGTCTCCGGCACATATGAATATTCTTCCCGGTATGACAGCCACGGTCTCCGGCGTTGTCAAGCCATCGGAAGGCAAAGCCATGTCACGGCCGTCATCCGTTCTGGTACCGGTGGAAGCCGTGGCATTTAATCCCGACGGCACCCCCTATGTCTGGATTGTGGAACCCCAAAGGCAAAAGGCCAGAAAACAACCGGTAATCACCGGTCCCATGCATGACAACACCATTGAGGTAAGCAGCGGTATTCATGAAGACGATATAGTGGCCATTGCCGGGCTTCACACGCTGACTGAAACAACCCGGGTTCGCTCCATGAAAAAAGGCAAGAAAGGACTGGAAGGATGA
- a CDS encoding MarR family transcriptional regulator, translated as MNQELKKKVINSLMQVTRKFAEVETLPIAVTDDVSVSTREAHAIESIGENRCINVTQIADHFGFTKSAASQLVSKLTRQGFVVKKQAGHSNKELQLSLTPLGWQAFEAHATMHGMDLQQVLDTMESVEINVLIQLNELLVRLNSIMDDRLTK; from the coding sequence ATGAATCAGGAATTAAAAAAAAAGGTGATCAACAGTCTAATGCAGGTCACTCGAAAATTTGCCGAGGTGGAAACGCTGCCCATAGCGGTTACCGATGATGTCAGTGTCTCAACCCGGGAGGCCCACGCCATTGAAAGTATTGGGGAAAACCGGTGTATTAATGTTACACAGATCGCCGATCATTTCGGGTTTACCAAAAGCGCCGCATCCCAGTTGGTGTCAAAGCTGACCCGGCAGGGCTTTGTGGTCAAAAAGCAGGCCGGCCACAGCAATAAGGAGTTGCAGCTCTCCCTGACGCCTTTGGGGTGGCAGGCCTTTGAAGCCCACGCAACGATGCACGGCATGGATCTTCAGCAAGTTCTTGACACAATGGAGAGTGTGGAGATCAACGTTCTTATACAATTAAACGAGTTGCTGGTCAGGCTGAACAGCATTATGGATGACCGCCTGACAAAATAA
- a CDS encoding efflux RND transporter periplasmic adaptor subunit, whose amino-acid sequence MIRRISQIVVFLVAVVLLIGLVFYIKAAIKARANMPAPVKEEVVQHPDVSVTTVSTASYNSQIIGYGSVSPHFELTLTARVAGQVKDISGTFETGKLVKKDEVIVRLDDTEYEDALAQAQKDLSDAKLTLLEEEREALQAKAEWKSSGLTGEPASKLVFHGPQVAAAKAAVTAARAAVETAKADLSYTRITVPFDALVVERSVAPGSYLQAGSTIATLYSTDRAEITVSLSASQWSGLPDMATLNSGKWPVTLTHAQTGNQWSGYILRASRQADENSRQQSVVVALDLPLDSDTPLLFGAFVTVNIQGPAMSGLWELPGSAFSQKGEIWYVKQDNTLASFTTEPVFSHGESIYVTPPKDIAGSVQKVLIHPLNHYLDDMAVTPVEENTHE is encoded by the coding sequence ATGATTAGACGTATTTCCCAGATCGTGGTTTTCCTGGTTGCTGTTGTTCTTCTGATTGGCCTTGTCTTTTATATTAAAGCAGCCATCAAAGCCCGGGCCAATATGCCGGCCCCTGTAAAGGAAGAAGTTGTCCAGCATCCTGACGTTTCGGTGACAACGGTATCCACCGCCAGCTACAATTCACAGATTATTGGATACGGCAGTGTATCCCCCCATTTTGAGTTGACGCTTACGGCCCGGGTGGCAGGACAGGTGAAAGATATTTCCGGCACATTTGAAACCGGGAAACTGGTCAAAAAGGACGAGGTGATTGTCCGGCTGGACGACACTGAATATGAAGATGCCCTTGCCCAGGCCCAAAAAGATTTGTCCGACGCAAAATTGACCCTGCTCGAAGAAGAGCGGGAAGCCTTGCAGGCAAAGGCGGAATGGAAATCTTCGGGACTTACCGGGGAACCTGCATCGAAATTGGTGTTCCACGGCCCCCAGGTGGCGGCTGCCAAAGCCGCTGTGACCGCAGCCAGGGCTGCCGTGGAAACAGCCAAGGCGGACTTATCCTACACCCGGATCACCGTGCCCTTTGACGCCCTGGTGGTGGAGCGCAGCGTGGCCCCGGGAAGCTATCTCCAGGCCGGATCCACCATTGCCACCCTTTACAGCACAGACCGGGCAGAAATCACCGTGTCCCTGTCTGCCTCCCAATGGTCCGGCCTACCGGATATGGCAACCCTGAATTCGGGTAAATGGCCGGTGACCCTCACCCATGCCCAGACCGGCAATCAATGGTCCGGCTATATTCTGCGGGCATCCCGCCAGGCGGATGAAAATTCCCGCCAGCAAAGTGTGGTCGTGGCCCTGGATCTCCCCTTGGATTCAGACACGCCGCTGCTTTTTGGCGCCTTTGTGACCGTCAATATCCAAGGACCGGCCATGTCCGGCCTGTGGGAACTTCCAGGTTCTGCTTTCAGTCAGAAGGGCGAAATCTGGTATGTGAAACAGGACAATACCCTGGCATCTTTCACCACGGAGCCTGTGTTCAGCCATGGCGAGTCCATTTATGTGACACCGCCCAAGGATATCGCAGGGTCAGTCCAAAAGGTGCTGATTCATCCATTAAATCATTACCTGGACGACATGGCCGTCACCCCGGTGGAGGAGAATACCCATGAGTAA
- a CDS encoding type II toxin-antitoxin system Phd/YefM family antitoxin, with product MINISATNLRGNLFAILKKVESGEQVVVTHNKKPVAYLKPVKKGAWRDQVAQKPKLLVSPDDIIKPVEDVWEDYL from the coding sequence ATGATTAATATCTCAGCGACCAATTTAAGGGGAAATCTTTTTGCTATACTCAAAAAAGTAGAGTCCGGTGAACAGGTCGTGGTGACCCACAACAAAAAACCGGTTGCGTATTTAAAACCGGTCAAAAAAGGGGCCTGGCGTGACCAAGTGGCACAAAAACCAAAACTGCTTGTATCTCCTGACGATATTATCAAGCCGGTTGAGGACGTCTGGGAAGATTATCTTTAA
- a CDS encoding efflux transporter outer membrane subunit: protein MTRKPACIQLVLLSLFTLSACVSGSNTDYGAKVVQEQGRIAQWSNLDGAQPITILGDLIQSDELDRLVEKGLGTNPGLAQTLLTLKIRQAEYRKAQGARLPGVSAGYSASREEDQDEVYTGTATVSWELDLWRKLADSANAASKDVQEQQMLCQSARDTLAAQIMTGWLELTSAKKNIAIEQRRIDVLEKTQKYTEQRYRSGLGTLEDLDTAGTATASARATLEEYQETLDRQQRALATLLGDPNADICVSEDYTDVILPLADLPEQTLQRRPDLKAAFWAIESADLNADVAYKDLLPSISLGASLEDIASTPGSALLTSPVWSLLGQLTAPLFQGGQLKAQAQIADLETAQAFEAYRETLYTAVQEIEDAMGLERSLKKQQGHIETALSKAQETLFQYQKSYRQGLSSMLDLLTVQTQTFDLAIQLNTLKYERLANRVTLGLALGIGAK from the coding sequence ATGACACGTAAACCGGCATGTATACAACTTGTTCTGCTCAGCCTGTTCACCCTTTCGGCCTGTGTTTCCGGTTCGAATACGGATTATGGGGCCAAGGTGGTGCAGGAGCAAGGGCGCATTGCTCAATGGAGCAATCTTGACGGCGCTCAGCCCATCACCATCCTGGGAGATCTGATTCAATCCGATGAACTTGATCGTTTGGTGGAAAAAGGCCTTGGGACAAACCCCGGTCTTGCCCAGACCCTTTTAACCTTAAAAATTCGTCAGGCTGAATATCGCAAGGCCCAGGGCGCGCGGCTGCCCGGGGTCTCCGCAGGCTATTCAGCATCCAGGGAAGAGGATCAGGACGAGGTGTACACGGGAACCGCCACGGTGAGTTGGGAATTGGATCTATGGCGCAAGCTTGCTGACAGTGCCAACGCCGCATCAAAGGATGTCCAGGAGCAGCAGATGCTCTGCCAGTCCGCCCGGGATACCCTGGCCGCCCAGATCATGACCGGATGGCTGGAACTCACATCGGCAAAGAAAAATATCGCCATTGAGCAGCGGCGCATTGATGTGCTTGAAAAAACGCAAAAATACACAGAACAGCGCTACCGCAGCGGGCTGGGCACCCTGGAGGATCTGGACACGGCCGGAACGGCCACGGCTTCGGCCCGGGCAACCCTGGAAGAATATCAAGAGACCCTGGACCGGCAGCAGCGCGCCCTTGCCACACTATTGGGAGATCCCAATGCAGATATCTGCGTGTCCGAAGATTACACCGATGTGATCTTGCCGCTGGCAGATCTTCCCGAGCAGACCCTGCAGCGACGACCGGATCTGAAAGCGGCTTTTTGGGCCATTGAATCGGCTGATTTGAATGCGGATGTAGCATATAAGGATCTTTTGCCCAGCATCAGTCTTGGGGCCTCCCTTGAAGATATCGCTTCAACCCCGGGCTCTGCGCTGTTGACAAGTCCGGTATGGTCTCTTTTGGGCCAGCTCACAGCGCCTTTGTTCCAGGGGGGACAACTCAAAGCCCAGGCCCAGATCGCGGATCTTGAAACCGCCCAGGCCTTTGAGGCGTATCGGGAAACCCTCTACACCGCTGTCCAGGAAATTGAAGACGCCATGGGGCTTGAACGATCTTTAAAAAAACAGCAGGGGCATATTGAAACCGCCCTGAGCAAGGCCCAAGAGACCTTGTTTCAGTATCAGAAAAGTTACCGCCAGGGCCTTTCGAGTATGTTGGATCTGCTCACCGTCCAGACCCAGACCTTTGATCTTGCCATTCAACTGAACACCCTTAAATATGAACGCCTGGCCAACCGGGTTACCCTCGGGCTGGCACTGGGCATTGGAGCAAAATAA
- a CDS encoding efflux RND transporter permease subunit: MNNPGVYAVRYKVVTLVFCLLIVLGGTFSFLHIGRLEDPEFTIKEAVIHTRYPGASAGQVELEVTEPIETAIQQLKQLKEVRSISRAGVSIIFAETQEIYDKENLPQVWDELRRKVGAVNGQLPPGCGKPVVNDDFGDVYGVMFAVTGDGYDKTQLKEYAKDLRRELLTCRDVGRIDFWGFPQEAIFIEMDRARLAQLGLNPDTIFNTIASQNRVTPAGAVPVGSEYISFRITGDYKAIQDIGNQLISDSQGHMIRLKDVAKIRHDIITPADELMRYNGKEAVGIGISTVSGGNVIAMGKSIDTRLAQLQANTPLGITIHTITSQSKIVETAVSGFITNLISAVAIVILLLVIFMGRREGFIIGFVLILTILATLMVMKSWGITLQRISLGALIIALGMLVDNAIVITEGIITKLRRGIPRDQAAAQAVDETMWPLLGATAIAILAFAAISLSKDMTGEWLASLFQVICISLGLSWFFAVTAVPCFCVMVLPAPQAKESAKGPQRFFTWYKAIVARAIDHRWLTLAGVIGLLAVAMWSFGHVKQDFMPDTNRTQFTIDIWMPQGTHINSTGKALEQVQRHVAALKGVRNTASFIGRGPLRFLLTFSPEMPDSAYAQLLVDVDDFRRVSPLKTEIQQWLDREMPQVIGSVDAFKLGPGGGAVVARLSGPETAVLRTLADQVMKIMAEHPNARSIRTDWGNQIKAAEVEFSDRRAQELGISRPGVAGAVAMNFTGAVVGQYRYRDDLLPIILQPPSAQRDSIRALDDVQVFSRMKNKWVPIQQITNGMTTAVENSAIHRLNQKRTLRVFCKQREGTTDALFRQLSPLIEKKLKLPPGYTLAWGGEHEEQVEANAKLMSNFPIAFAGMFLVTVLLFNSLRYPLIIFMGLPLIVVGVAPGMLIADKAFGFMAMLGFLSLFGMLIKNEIVLLDQIKAELDSGKTPFNAVLDSSASRIRPVTMATFTTVFGMIPLLTDAFFSPMAAAIMGGLSFATLLTLFVVPVFFSTLFSIRRPVPHNR, from the coding sequence ATGAACAATCCGGGGGTATATGCCGTTCGCTATAAAGTGGTTACCTTGGTTTTCTGCCTACTGATTGTGCTGGGCGGAACTTTTAGTTTTCTTCACATCGGGCGCCTGGAGGACCCGGAATTCACCATCAAGGAGGCCGTGATACATACCCGGTACCCCGGGGCCTCTGCCGGGCAGGTGGAACTGGAGGTGACCGAGCCCATTGAAACCGCCATCCAACAGCTCAAGCAGCTCAAAGAGGTCCGCTCCATATCCCGGGCCGGCGTTTCCATTATTTTTGCGGAAACCCAGGAGATTTACGACAAAGAGAATCTGCCCCAGGTGTGGGACGAACTTCGCCGCAAGGTGGGGGCGGTCAATGGGCAACTGCCCCCGGGTTGCGGGAAACCCGTGGTCAACGATGACTTCGGTGATGTCTACGGCGTGATGTTTGCCGTTACCGGCGACGGGTACGATAAAACACAGCTCAAGGAATATGCCAAGGATCTTCGCCGGGAACTGCTCACCTGCCGTGATGTCGGGCGGATTGATTTCTGGGGGTTCCCTCAGGAAGCAATTTTTATTGAAATGGACCGGGCCAGACTGGCACAACTGGGGTTGAATCCCGACACCATTTTTAACACCATCGCGTCCCAGAACCGTGTCACGCCGGCAGGGGCCGTGCCCGTGGGCAGCGAATACATCTCCTTTCGCATCACCGGCGATTATAAGGCCATTCAGGATATCGGCAACCAGCTTATCAGTGACTCCCAAGGACACATGATTCGTTTAAAGGACGTGGCAAAAATCCGGCACGATATCATCACCCCGGCAGATGAACTCATGCGATATAACGGCAAAGAAGCAGTGGGCATAGGGATTTCAACCGTTTCCGGCGGCAATGTCATTGCCATGGGCAAATCCATTGATACACGTCTGGCACAACTGCAGGCCAACACACCTCTGGGCATCACCATCCATACCATCACCAGCCAATCCAAAATCGTGGAAACCGCCGTCTCGGGATTTATAACCAACCTGATCAGCGCCGTGGCCATTGTCATCCTGTTGCTGGTAATTTTCATGGGCCGGCGGGAAGGGTTTATCATCGGTTTTGTGCTGATTCTCACCATCCTGGCAACCCTGATGGTGATGAAATCCTGGGGCATTACCCTGCAGCGCATCTCCCTGGGCGCCCTGATCATCGCTTTGGGCATGCTGGTGGACAACGCCATTGTGATCACCGAAGGCATCATCACCAAACTTCGCCGGGGAATTCCCCGGGACCAGGCCGCTGCCCAGGCGGTGGACGAAACCATGTGGCCGCTTTTAGGTGCCACGGCGATCGCCATCCTGGCCTTTGCCGCCATCTCCCTGTCCAAGGACATGACCGGGGAGTGGCTGGCCAGTCTCTTCCAGGTGATCTGCATCTCGTTGGGCTTGAGCTGGTTTTTTGCCGTCACCGCGGTGCCCTGTTTTTGTGTCATGGTTCTCCCTGCCCCCCAGGCCAAAGAGAGCGCCAAGGGGCCCCAACGATTTTTCACCTGGTATAAGGCCATTGTCGCCAGGGCCATTGATCACCGGTGGCTGACCCTGGCCGGGGTGATTGGACTGCTGGCCGTGGCCATGTGGTCGTTTGGCCATGTCAAACAGGATTTTATGCCGGACACCAACCGGACACAGTTCACCATAGATATATGGATGCCCCAGGGAACGCATATCAACAGCACGGGAAAAGCCCTTGAACAGGTCCAACGGCATGTGGCCGCCCTAAAAGGGGTCCGGAATACGGCAAGTTTCATCGGCCGGGGGCCGTTGCGGTTTCTTTTGACCTTTTCGCCTGAGATGCCCGACAGTGCCTATGCCCAATTGCTGGTGGATGTGGATGATTTCAGACGGGTGTCGCCACTCAAAACCGAAATCCAGCAATGGCTGGACAGGGAGATGCCCCAGGTCATCGGCAGTGTTGACGCATTTAAACTGGGGCCCGGCGGCGGTGCCGTGGTCGCCCGGTTAAGCGGCCCGGAAACGGCCGTGCTCCGCACCCTTGCAGATCAAGTTATGAAAATTATGGCAGAACATCCCAACGCCCGCAGTATTCGAACAGACTGGGGCAACCAGATCAAGGCTGCTGAGGTTGAATTTTCAGACCGAAGGGCCCAGGAACTGGGTATTTCCCGACCGGGAGTTGCCGGTGCCGTGGCCATGAATTTTACAGGCGCCGTTGTGGGCCAATACCGGTACCGGGACGATCTTCTGCCCATTATCCTGCAGCCCCCCAGCGCCCAACGGGATTCCATCCGCGCACTTGATGATGTGCAGGTTTTCAGCCGGATGAAAAACAAATGGGTGCCGATCCAGCAGATAACCAACGGCATGACCACGGCCGTGGAAAACAGCGCCATCCATCGACTCAACCAAAAACGGACCCTGCGTGTTTTCTGCAAACAGCGGGAAGGCACCACAGATGCCCTGTTCCGCCAATTATCCCCCTTGATTGAAAAAAAGCTGAAACTGCCCCCGGGTTACACCCTGGCATGGGGTGGCGAACATGAAGAGCAGGTTGAAGCCAATGCCAAACTGATGTCCAATTTCCCCATTGCATTTGCCGGCATGTTCCTGGTTACGGTGCTGCTGTTCAACAGCCTGAGATATCCCTTGATTATTTTCATGGGCCTGCCCCTGATTGTTGTGGGGGTTGCCCCGGGCATGCTCATTGCCGACAAGGCATTCGGGTTCATGGCGATGCTGGGTTTTTTAAGCCTTTTTGGCATGTTGATCAAAAATGAAATTGTCCTGCTGGATCAAATCAAAGCAGAACTGGACTCAGGCAAAACGCCGTTCAATGCGGTGCTGGACTCCTCGGCAAGCCGTATCCGGCCGGTGACCATGGCCACCTTCACAACCGTGTTCGGCATGATTCCACTGTTGACGGACGCGTTTTTCAGCCCCATGGCCGCAGCCATCATGGGCGGATTAAGTTTTGCCACCCTGCTAACCCTGTTTGTGGTCCCGGTGTTTTTCAGTACCCTGTTTTCAATCCGCAGGCCCGTCCCGCACAACAGATAA
- a CDS encoding nitroreductase family protein — MLIELLRKRRSIRQFEDKPVSDEQCNLLIEAALRSPSSRGFNPWQFVVVKDKETIVRLSGAKSHGSTFLKNAPLAIAVCADTSKSDVWIEDASIAAIIIHLAAADLGLGSCWAQMRLRTRDDGTSASDYISNILDLPEHIQVQAVMGIGHPADELEGHDASTLLYDQVSYERFNQRS, encoded by the coding sequence ATGTTAATTGAATTATTGCGTAAAAGAAGAAGCATTCGGCAGTTTGAGGATAAACCCGTCAGTGATGAACAGTGCAATCTTTTGATTGAGGCTGCACTGCGCTCCCCAAGTTCCAGGGGATTCAATCCATGGCAGTTCGTGGTGGTGAAAGACAAAGAGACCATCGTCCGGTTGTCCGGGGCCAAATCCCATGGCTCAACGTTTTTAAAAAATGCGCCTTTGGCCATCGCAGTGTGTGCCGATACCTCAAAGAGCGATGTCTGGATTGAGGATGCCTCCATTGCCGCCATTATTATTCATCTGGCCGCTGCGGATTTGGGGTTGGGTTCCTGCTGGGCGCAGATGCGTCTGCGCACGCGTGACGACGGCACATCGGCTTCTGATTATATTTCTAATATTCTTGATCTGCCCGAGCATATCCAGGTGCAGGCGGTGATGGGTATTGGCCATCCTGCAGATGAACTGGAAGGTCATGATGCAAGTACGCTTTTGTATGATCAGGTCAGTTACGAAAGATTCAATCAGCGAAGTTAG